A stretch of Phoenix dactylifera cultivar Barhee BC4 chromosome 16, palm_55x_up_171113_PBpolish2nd_filt_p, whole genome shotgun sequence DNA encodes these proteins:
- the LOC120104129 gene encoding uncharacterized protein LOC120104129, with translation MSQIEPYNGTTDPLDHLESYQALMALQGSSEVVLCKAFSAILRGTARLWFSGLKPSTVSSFEQLGRQFATNFVASRRQQRTSDFLLDIKQKEGESLKDYINRFTAATSEVCELDQSIAMSTLKTEARSNRFLFFIEKNFSADFTEMLARARKYAKAEEAIASRRSATEQASKKQKRHREERGRPRSRSPHLRSPPRQRAQPRPRSPPWPRSPSRQRIPLERYENYTPLNTPRTEILIEIEGRNYLQPPPPMRKSELRCHFRKYCRFHRDHVRDTNECFQLRDEIEALIHHGVLNRFVQSQRDERRSEENDAPPEGPNDNRPIAGTINPIGRGSAEGSSAGESAEGRIPPKRQCTSEAISFLDEDLKGVEIPHDDAVIGSSLSSHERNHLIKFLHSNMDVFAWSPMDMPGIDPDVMVHRLQVKPTCKPVRQKKWISAPERQRAAAEEVDKLLEASFI, from the exons ATGTCCCAGATAGAGCCCTACAACGGGACTACGGACCCTCTTGACCACTTGGAAAGCTACCAAGCCCTCATGGCattgcaagggtcctcggaggtcGTGCTTTGCAAGGCCTTCTCCGCAATACTCCGAGGGACAGCTCGACTTTGGTTCTCCGGGTTGAAGCCGAGCACTGTATCCTCCTTCgaacagctcggcaggcagttcgccaccaactttgttgCCAGCCGACGTCAGCAGCGTACGTCGGACTTCCTTCTCGACATCAAGCAAAAAGAGGGAGAGTCCCTCAAAGACTACATCAAccgcttcaccgccgcaacCTCGGAGGTTTGCGAGCTTgatcagtcgatagccatgtcaacgctaaagacagaagctcggtcCAATAGATTCCTCTTCTTCATTGAGAAGAACTTTtccgccgacttcaccgaaatgttggctcgagctcggaagtatgcgAAGGCTGAGGAGGCTATCGCCTCCAGGCGAAGTGCGACCGAGCAGGCCTCGAAGAAGCAGAAAAGgcaccgcgaggagcgcggccgcccGAGAAGTCGGTCCCCCCACCTAAGGAGTCCACCTCGACAGCGGGCACAGCCTCGACCGAGATCCCCGCCTTGGCCGAGGTCTCCATCTCGGCAGCGAATCCCTCTGGaaaggtacgagaactacactcCACTCAACACACCTAGGACGGAAATTCTTATAGAGATAGAAGGTCGGAACTATCTCCAACCCCCACCCCCGATGCGGAAATCAGAACTTCGGTGCCACTTCAGGAAAtactgtcgcttccaccgagaccatgTCCGCGACACAAATGAATGTTTTCAACTCCGAgacgagatcgaagcactcattcacCATGGGGtcctcaaccggttcgtgcaaAGCCAGCGTGATGAAAGAAGGTCGGAGGAGAATGATGCACCCCCTGAAGGTCCAAAtgacaacaggcctatcgcTGGCACCATCAACCCCATAGGAAGAGGCTCGGCCGAAGGAAGCTCTGCTGGAGAATCGGCCGAGGGAAGGATCCCTCCGAAGCGTCAATGCACTTCTGAGGCCATCTCATTCTTGGACGAGGACTTGAAAGGAGTTGAGATTCCTCacgatgatgctgtg attGGCTCCAGCCTGAGCTCGCACGAGAGAAATCATCTGATTAAGTTCCTCCACTccaacatggatgtcttcgcctggtcgcccatgGATATGCCGGGAATAGACCCCGATGTTATGGTTcatcgactccaggtgaaaccGACCTGCAAGCCTGTAAGGCAGAAGAAATGGATTTCTGCGCCGGAGCGACAGCGAgcggcggccgaggaggtggacaaactcctcgaggCCAGCTTCATCTGA